One Littorina saxatilis isolate snail1 linkage group LG12, US_GU_Lsax_2.0, whole genome shotgun sequence genomic region harbors:
- the LOC138983107 gene encoding uncharacterized protein, with protein MPRPRQVAEVDSPLVAYQRDGNVLGLSGKPLAEYIEKRRLEELEEKKRKDNLELEERRRREALQAEERRIAAEREDRREERDFELRRIELQNQAEGNRNQNARELGNDAGPGHEKSIKLKLPYLDDKDDLEAYFRQFERVAKISKWDDDDWGARLGCQLKGKAREAYARLSDEEAKDYNTVKAAILEKFQLTSEAYRKKFRGAKKEAGESAKEGLTRIQLYFDRWVELAKREGKAHDPKSLIIMERFLEWLPFEQARFVRERNPINVDEALKHARVYEESRESEHRRAIPNPPKTVHNQPNGGSKPPANVRTDNFRFGNASEGQRSGPSGCFLCGGPHLARQCPKSKPNNKPSSASTITLAAVDVQEPPTVCEKCCNLVFEPQCEATVEGKTVRAIRDTGASAIIVDSEIVPREKYTGEAKRVVLADSRVTRELPIAEVEMRTPFFSGITKVLVMDRPVHPVLIGNVRTDSQNVETGVPLFRARAETCAPVVTRQQEAKSKEKPVKVIPKETLIGQIKPDDLKAEQRNDPDLVKARAVADQKLKTGTRYVWKKDILYRVYSSKDTEYKQVVVPKKFRDEVMGLAHDSPMSGHLGARKTRDRIWRDFFWPGICGDVRRYCASCDACQRSTPKGATRKVPLQKVPLMNTPFERVGVDIIGPILPASARGHRYILTMIDHATRYAEAVPLKDISSETVADALFEMWTRFGLPKEVLTDQGGQFVGGYMTEVNRLLGVKGLRTSPFHAQTNGLTEKLNSTLKSMMKRMCQEQPKEWDKFIPALLFAYREVPQESLMFSPFELLYGREVRGPMQVLRQIWTDDESSEELRTTIGHIVDLSNKIEQTCTLARENLSKASLRHARAYDKNTRQRHLAKGDKVLILLPVKHNKLQLTWKGPYKIVDRVGSCNYRVQMGNKVKVYHANLLKLYVERTASDVPDGAAARSAEPAEEEVAIVMHEMSDSEDGGLNTDKIPLIPLAPKEKWDDVVINAELSVEKQKDLRNLCRSHQKALSDMPGSCQLEECEIKLSTSEPVRVKQYPIPHSQRETIKKEVQTMEKMGVIEPSVSPYSSPVVLTQKRDGTVRFCIDYRKLNKVTEFDSEPIPDAEQIFARLQQAEYFSKLDLSKGYWQVGVKEKDRAKTSFSTPGGHNQNLGTTSGGFERSVGEA; from the exons ATGCCCCGCCCACGTCAGGTAGCAGAGGTGGACTCGCCTCTAGTGGCATACCAGCGTGACGGCAACGTACTAGGCTTATCAGGTAAACCCTTAGCAGAGTATATCGAAAAACGCCGGCTCGAGGAGCTGGAggagaagaagagaaaagaTAACCTGGAGTTGGAGGAGAGGAGACGGAGAGAAGCTCTCCAGGCTGAAGAGCGTAGGATCGCGGCAGAGAGAGAAGATAGGCGCGAGGAGCGAGACTTCGAACTGCGTCGTATCGAGTTGCAGAATCAAGCTGAAGGCAACCGCAACCAGAACGCTCGCGAGTTAGGCAACGATGCTGGTCCCGGGCATGAGAAATCAATCAAATTGAAGCTACCATATCTGGATGATAAAGATGATCTCGAGGCATACTTTCGTCAATTCGAAAGGGTAGCAAAAATCTCGAAAtgggatgatgatgattgggGAGCGCGACTAGGCTGCCAACTCAAAGGCAAAGCACGCGAGGCATATGCCAGATTGTCAGATGAAGAGGCAAAGGACTACAACACGGTAAAGGCCGCTATTCTGGAAAAGTTCCAGCTGACATCAGAGGCGTACCGGAAAAAGTTTAGGGGCGCCAAGAAAGAGGCTGGGGAAAGCGCAAAGGAAGGGTTGACGAGGATTCAACTGTATTTTGACAGGTGGGTGGAGCTAGCAAAGAGAGAGGGTAAAGCACATGACCCAAAAAGTCTGATCATCATGGAAAGGTTTCTAGAATGGCTACCCTTTGAACAAGCTCGGTTCGTGCGGGAGCGTAACCCGATCAATGTCGATGAGGCGCTCAAACACGCGCGCGTGTACGAGGAGTCGCGCGAATCGGAACATCGCCGGGCGATCCCTAATCCACCCAAAACAGTGCATAACCAACCCAACGGTGGATCCAAACCCCCCGCGAACGTGAGAACAGATAACTTCAGGTTCGGCAACGCATCGGAGGGACAGAGGTCGGGTCCCAGTGGTTGTTTTCTATGTGGCGGACCTCACCTGGCGCGTCAGTGTCCTAAGAGCAAACCCAACAATAAGCCTAGCTCTGCATCAACGATCACATTGGCAGCGGTGGACGTTCAGGAACCACCCACAGTATGTGAGAAATGCTGTAACCTCGTGTTTGAGCCGCAGTGTGAAGCTACCGTCGAAGGCAAGACGGTGAGAGCGATAAGGGATACGGGAGCTTCCGCTATCATTGTGGACAGCGAGATAGTTCCGAGGGAGAAGTACACGGGCGAAGCAAAGAGAGTAGTGTTAGCCGATTCCCGTGTGACTAGAGAGCTCCCGATAGCTGAAGTGGAGATGCGAACTCCATTTTTCAGTGGCATTACCAAGGTGTTGGTGATGGATAGGCCGGTGCATCCGGTGTTGATCGGTAACGTGAGGACCGATAGTCAAAATGTCGAGACAGGGGTGCCTTTGTTCCGAGCAAGAGCGGAGACTTGTGCTCCCGTAGTCACTCGACAGCAAGAAGCAAAAAGCAAGGAAAAGCCAGTGAAGGTTATTCCCAAAGAAACTCTGATAGGGCAGATCAAACCTGATGATCTGAAAGCTGAGCAACGAAACGACCCTGACTTGGTCAAGGCTCGCGCGGTCGCAGACCAGAAGCTCAAAACAGGGACTCGTTACGTATGGAAGAAGGATATTCTGTACAGGGTCTACTCGTCCAAAGATACAGAATACAAGCAGGTGGTGGTGCCTAAAAAGTTTAGGGACGAAGTGATGGGTTTGGCGCATGATTCACCCATGTCAGGTCACTTAGGCGCTAGGAAAACCAGAGACAGAATCTGGCGAGACTTTttctggccaggcatctgcggAGATGTGAGACGCTACTGTGCATCATGTGATGCCTGCCAAAGAAGTACTCCTAAGGGAGCAACTAGGAAGGTACCCCTCCAGAAAGTCCCGCTGATGAACACCCCTTTCGAACGCGTTGGTGTTGATATCATCGGCCCCATCCTACCTGCTTCGGCGCGGGGGCATCGGTACATCCTTACCATGATCGATCACGCGACTAGGTACGCGGAGGCCGTTCCGCTGAAAGACATCAGCTCAGAGACGGTCGCGGATGCTCTGTTTGAGATGTGGACGCGTTTCGGACTACCCAAAGAAGTGTTGACTGATCAGGGGGGACAGTTTGTAGGTGGATACATGACTGAAGTCAACAGGTTGCTAGGGGTGAAAGGATTGCGCACCAGTCCGTTTCATGCTCAAACCAATGGGTTAACAGAGAAACTGAACTCTACTCTCAAGTCAATGATGAAGCGTATGTGCCAAGAGCAGCCCAAGGAGTGGGATAAATTTATTCCCGCTCTACtgtttgcataccgcgaggtgcCCCAAGAAAGCCTGATGTTCTCTCCGTTCGAACTCTTGTACGGGAGAGAGGTCCGAGGACCCATGCAGGTACTCAGGCAGATTTGGACTGATGACGAGTCCAGTGAAGAGTTGAGGACGACAATAGGTCACATTGTCGATCTCTCGAACAAAATAGAACAAACGTGCACTCTAGCCAGGGAAAACCTGAGCAAAGCCTCGCTCAGACACGCACGGGCGTACGATAAAAACACACGCCAAAGGCACCTGGCAAAGGGTGACAAAGTTTTGATTTTGTTACCAGTGAAGCACAACAAGCTTCAGCTGACTTGGAAAGGACCTTACAAGATAGTTGATAGAGTGGGATCTTGCAACTATAGAGTACAAATGGGAAACAAGGTCAAGGTGTACCACGCCAACTTGCTGAAGTTGTACGTGGAAAGAACCGCGTCGGATGTTCCCGACGGAGCGGCAGCGAGATCGGCGGAacccgcagaagaagaagtagcaATTGTGATGCACGAGATGAGTGATAGCGAAGACGGTGGGCTGAACACCGACAAGATACCACTCATACCTCTCGCTCCAAAAGAAAAGTGGGATGATGTGGTCATTAACGCCGAATTATCTGTGGAAAAGCAGAAAGACTTGCGTAACTTGTGTCGCAGTCACCAGAAAGCTCTGAGTGATATGCCAGGCTCATGCCAGCTAGAAGAATGCGAAATCAAACTGTCTACCTCTGAGCCGGTGCGTGTGAAACAGTACCCAATTCCTCACTCACAGAGGGAAACAATCAAGAAGGAAGTGCAAACTATGGAAAAGATGGGGGTTATCGAACCTAGCGTGTCTCCATATAGCAGTCCGGTTGTACTGACGCAAAAGCGTGACGGTACAGTGAGATTCTGTATAGACTACAGAAAATTGAACAAGGTCACCGAGTTCGATTCTGAGCCAATTCCGGATGCTGAGCAAATCTTTGCTCGTCTGCAGCAGGCAGAGTACTTCTCAAAATTGGATTTGAGTAAGGGTTACTGGCAAGTGGGcgttaaagaaaaagacagagccAAAACCAGCTTCTCTACTCCAGGGGGCCA CAACCAAAACCTGGGAACAACATCTGGAGGCTTTGAACGCAGTGTTGGCGAGGCTTGA